From Mucilaginibacter rubeus, a single genomic window includes:
- a CDS encoding DUF1080 domain-containing protein produces the protein MRNQTTTNQTTTYQFFRMQVIAALLLLIISEAKAQQIKDPAVIGRWDITMDKGGKSIPSWLEVQKSGTHTLIGRFTYAFGSARPISEVKPNNGKYSFSIPPQWEEGNRNMDFEFEVKGEELNGTMVYTDGVTYHFTGVRAPSMTRTKAPVWGKPVKLFNGTDTKGWHTDGKNQWVVESGILRSKHSGANLITDQKFSDFKLHIEFRYQKGSNSGVYLRGRYEVQVIDTKTGEPEPINNQFSAIYGFLPPNKMMAKNAGEWQSYDITLVGRLVTIVANGTMVICQQEIPGITGGAIDSKEGEPGPLLIQGDHGPIDYRNIVITPAK, from the coding sequence ATGAGAAACCAAACTACCACTAACCAAACTACCACTTACCAATTTTTCCGCATGCAGGTTATCGCTGCATTGCTGCTTTTGATAATTTCGGAGGCAAAAGCCCAGCAGATAAAAGATCCTGCCGTTATCGGTCGCTGGGATATCACTATGGACAAAGGCGGCAAAAGTATTCCATCATGGCTGGAAGTTCAGAAATCTGGCACACACACGCTGATTGGCCGTTTTACTTATGCATTCGGAAGCGCACGACCGATATCGGAAGTAAAACCAAATAACGGAAAGTACAGCTTCTCTATCCCTCCGCAATGGGAAGAAGGAAACCGCAACATGGATTTTGAGTTTGAGGTTAAGGGCGAAGAGTTAAACGGCACGATGGTTTATACCGATGGCGTGACTTACCATTTTACAGGTGTGCGTGCACCGTCAATGACCCGGACAAAAGCACCGGTATGGGGTAAACCTGTTAAACTGTTTAATGGTACAGATACCAAAGGCTGGCATACCGATGGCAAAAATCAATGGGTAGTTGAATCCGGCATTTTAAGAAGCAAACACTCCGGCGCCAATCTTATCACCGATCAAAAATTTAGCGACTTTAAATTACATATCGAGTTTCGTTACCAAAAAGGCAGCAACAGCGGCGTTTATCTGAGAGGGCGTTATGAGGTACAGGTAATTGATACCAAAACCGGCGAACCGGAGCCTATTAACAACCAGTTCAGCGCTATTTATGGTTTCCTGCCTCCTAATAAAATGATGGCTAAAAATGCCGGCGAATGGCAATCATACGATATTACCCTTGTAGGCAGATTAGTTACTATTGTGGCTAATGGTACTATGGTAATATGCCAGCAGGAAATTCCGGGTATTACCGGCGGAGCTATCGACAGCAAAGAAGGTGAACCAGGGCCGCTATTGATTCAGGGCGATCACGGCCCTATCGATTACAGGAACATTGTTATTACTCCTGCTAAATAA
- a CDS encoding TolC family protein, whose protein sequence is MRYYKLLFLGLVVFGNLKAYSQAPADSVLTLQQCIDLAIKNNLDVKKSELQMQTQEIAYNQARENLLPTINGNVSHNISNGRSQDPTNYNYVTQQITYAQYNLNSNLTLFNGMSLINNIKRYSLAYQAGKMDFQQAKDLVTLNVITAYLQVLDNEDLLKATDIQVEQAQKQVDRLVILNKDGATPPATLYDLKGTLATSKIGAVNTRAAMGISKINLLQIMNVPLDKSVKLARLSADQLPGSYDKNAEEIYTKALNDLALVKAYDLRLKSAEKEVKSAKGALWPTISAFGSLATNYSSTGNTGYYSQLKNNYSSGFGVGLSIPILNYFQNRNKVALARIDLQTAKYNNDFTKIQLKQNIDQAYINMTSALERYHLLRDQVDAYAESYRIAEVKFNSGAITSVDFVIAKSNYDQANTNLINARYDYFIRTKILDYYQGNLAL, encoded by the coding sequence ATGCGATACTATAAATTACTATTTCTCGGTCTTGTTGTATTTGGAAACTTAAAGGCTTACAGCCAGGCCCCGGCAGATTCTGTGCTTACTTTACAGCAATGTATTGATCTTGCAATTAAAAACAACCTCGATGTAAAAAAGAGCGAATTGCAAATGCAAACACAGGAAATTGCCTATAACCAGGCACGCGAAAACCTGCTGCCTACCATTAACGGTAACGTAAGTCATAACATAAGCAATGGTCGTAGCCAGGACCCTACAAACTATAATTACGTAACACAACAAATTACCTATGCACAGTATAACCTGAACAGTAACCTGACATTGTTTAACGGCATGAGCCTTATCAACAATATCAAACGTTACTCATTGGCATACCAGGCCGGTAAAATGGATTTTCAACAGGCGAAGGATCTGGTTACTTTAAATGTTATTACTGCCTATTTGCAGGTGCTTGATAATGAAGATCTGCTAAAGGCAACCGATATACAAGTTGAACAAGCCCAGAAACAGGTAGACAGGTTGGTAATATTGAATAAAGACGGTGCTACGCCACCTGCTACTTTGTATGATTTGAAAGGCACACTTGCTACCAGTAAGATTGGCGCGGTTAATACCAGGGCCGCGATGGGAATTTCAAAGATCAACTTGTTGCAGATCATGAATGTGCCATTGGATAAGAGCGTTAAACTTGCTCGCCTATCTGCCGATCAGTTGCCCGGAAGTTATGATAAAAATGCCGAAGAGATTTATACTAAGGCGTTAAATGACCTGGCATTGGTTAAAGCTTATGACCTGCGCTTAAAAAGTGCCGAAAAGGAAGTGAAATCAGCAAAAGGTGCTTTGTGGCCAACTATCTCAGCATTCGGGTCATTAGCAACCAACTATTCAAGTACTGGTAATACGGGTTATTATTCGCAGTTAAAAAATAACTACAGCTCTGGTTTTGGGGTTGGGTTGAGCATTCCTATCCTTAACTATTTCCAAAATCGTAACAAGGTAGCACTGGCCCGTATTGATCTGCAAACAGCTAAATACAATAACGATTTTACCAAGATCCAGTTAAAACAGAATATCGACCAGGCTTATATCAACATGACGTCGGCACTTGAGCGCTATCACTTGTTGCGTGATCAGGTTGATGCCTACGCCGAATCGTACCGTATTGCCGAAGTTAAATTTAATTCGGGCGCCATTACTTCGGTTGATTTTGTGATAGCTAAGTCAAACTATGATCAGGCTAACACCAACCTGATTAACGCACGGTATGATTATTTTATCCGTACCAAAATACTTGATTATTACCAGGGCAACTTAGCGCTTTGA
- a CDS encoding porin family protein: MKKSILLIFSIFLLSIGISKAQVIPSFSFGLKGGLNYSTFPSNGVFNNDNKAGYQAGAWARIGGLGFIFQPELYFADKSVTVNNGGTPNKQSFKSFDVPLLIGAKVGALGLGGRFYGGPVLSFTTGRDRDALNDATALRYKDANYAIQVGAGVDISSFSVDLRYEGGLNKVAYGNDNSHTRVSLFSLSLAYKLFSL, from the coding sequence ATGAAAAAATCAATTTTACTTATCTTCTCTATTTTTTTACTGTCAATCGGCATATCAAAGGCACAGGTTATACCGAGTTTTTCGTTCGGTTTGAAAGGCGGTTTAAATTATTCAACTTTTCCATCTAACGGCGTTTTTAATAACGATAATAAAGCAGGCTACCAGGCTGGTGCTTGGGCACGAATTGGTGGCTTAGGCTTTATTTTTCAGCCGGAGCTTTATTTTGCTGATAAAAGCGTTACTGTAAACAATGGAGGTACTCCAAACAAGCAAAGCTTTAAAAGTTTTGATGTTCCATTGTTAATAGGTGCTAAAGTTGGTGCCTTGGGCTTAGGCGGACGTTTTTATGGTGGCCCTGTACTTTCATTTACAACAGGCAGAGATAGAGATGCTTTAAATGATGCAACCGCTTTAAGGTATAAAGATGCCAACTATGCTATCCAGGTAGGAGCGGGCGTTGATATCAGCAGCTTTTCTGTTGACTTACGTTATGAAGGTGGTTTAAACAAAGTTGCCTATGGTAATGATAACTCGCACACTCGAGTAAGCTTGTTTAGCCTTTCTTTGGCTTATAAATTATTCTCTTTATAA
- a CDS encoding ATP-binding protein: MKHFFKCALPALLAFMVQGVSAQTHRLEKLWETDSVVRVPESVLPDFKKHILYVSEIGGNSNTAVGKGGVAKIGLDGKIIDLDFTTGLNSAKGMGRFGDKLYVADLSELVVIDIKTGKVINKIAIDSAKVLNDVTVDSKGVVYVSDSKTFKIHRVEKGKATTFLTQVTGVNGLKAVGNDLYIMSGPKFMKADSKGNLSQLATITCNGDGLEPVGNGDFLITCWSGHIFYVSADGKVEVLLDSEAQKMSTADLGYDTVNHILYVPTFFSKKVMAYKLVNN, encoded by the coding sequence ATGAAACACTTTTTTAAATGTGCACTACCTGCTTTACTGGCATTTATGGTACAGGGCGTTTCTGCCCAAACTCACCGGTTAGAAAAGCTTTGGGAAACCGATTCCGTTGTACGGGTCCCCGAATCGGTTTTACCTGATTTTAAAAAACACATTTTATACGTATCCGAAATTGGTGGAAACTCCAACACCGCTGTTGGTAAAGGAGGGGTTGCCAAAATAGGTTTGGATGGCAAAATCATCGACCTTGATTTTACAACAGGCTTAAACTCTGCTAAAGGCATGGGACGGTTTGGCGACAAGTTATATGTAGCCGATCTGTCTGAACTGGTTGTTATTGATATCAAAACCGGTAAAGTGATCAATAAAATAGCTATCGACAGCGCTAAAGTTTTAAATGATGTTACCGTTGATTCAAAAGGTGTGGTTTATGTATCAGATAGCAAAACCTTCAAGATCCACCGCGTTGAAAAAGGAAAGGCAACCACCTTCTTAACCCAGGTAACCGGTGTGAACGGACTTAAAGCAGTAGGTAACGACCTGTATATTATGAGCGGGCCAAAGTTTATGAAAGCCGATAGCAAAGGAAATTTATCTCAATTAGCGACAATTACTTGCAATGGTGATGGCCTTGAACCGGTTGGTAATGGCGATTTCCTGATCACTTGCTGGTCTGGGCATATATTTTATGTGTCTGCGGATGGTAAAGTAGAAGTACTGCTTGATTCAGAAGCGCAAAAGATGAGTACTGCCGACCTGGGGTATGATACAGTTAATCATATTTTATACGTGCCGACTTTTTTCTCAAAGAAAGTGATGGCCTATAAGCTCGTAAATAATTAA